In one window of Streptomyces sp. NBC_00193 DNA:
- a CDS encoding IucA/IucC family siderophore biosynthesis protein: MDRMESVDLNATDNAADTYAAAPLLNCLLREAAEPVPLAGAGGAGRAGGAGGAGGSAGSAGDGWCAYRLSGSGRLLRVRAGRRPERPEVGTGAGWHPLSHTELVKLVSDELRQYTGVSNDELPVEIADSRETIAALLAARAVTPPPTDAYVLSEQSLVMGHPHHPAPKARGGGPANGWLPYAPEAYARFPLAFLGVREDQVAEEGGPAAAAAVDSLAEALGGPRPPAGYRLLPAHPWQLDLVAGRPAVREALADGTLLSLGTGRVPVWPTASIRTLYVPGGAGTGTGPGGGMGSGTASRAAGDLFVKFSLDVRITNDVRRLWRHDLLKLRRTDAAVEAGFAELRRSGSVAAWLPDRGYRTAAFAFEELAVLVRDGLAAHAEPGVTPLLAAALAEGFPGSPLAGTADPAAWWRAYLRQVVPPVLHLFARHGVVLEAHLQNTLVGVDARGMPAQALFRDAEGVKLLPDLDRDAAWQRLVYCLVVNHLTEVAGALAESHPEASGELWPAARAEFRRYGAAHDLPEVAELLAAPSLPAKTNLLLRWTRADGADSRYLPLPNPLRP, encoded by the coding sequence ATGGACCGAATGGAATCCGTGGACCTCAACGCCACCGACAACGCCGCCGACACCTATGCTGCGGCCCCGCTCCTGAACTGCCTCCTGCGGGAGGCCGCCGAACCGGTCCCGCTCGCCGGAGCCGGGGGAGCAGGGAGAGCCGGGGGAGCCGGGGGAGCAGGGGGGTCCGCAGGTTCCGCGGGGGACGGCTGGTGCGCGTACCGGCTGTCGGGCAGCGGGCGGCTGTTGCGGGTGCGTGCCGGGCGCAGGCCCGAGCGGCCCGAGGTGGGCACCGGGGCCGGCTGGCATCCGCTGTCCCACACCGAGCTGGTCAAACTCGTCTCCGACGAGCTGCGCCAGTACACCGGGGTGTCCAACGACGAGCTCCCGGTCGAGATCGCCGACAGCCGCGAGACCATCGCCGCACTGCTCGCCGCCCGCGCGGTCACGCCGCCGCCGACGGACGCGTACGTGCTCTCCGAACAGTCCCTGGTCATGGGGCACCCCCACCACCCGGCCCCCAAGGCCCGGGGCGGCGGTCCGGCCAACGGCTGGCTGCCGTACGCCCCCGAGGCGTACGCCCGCTTCCCGCTGGCCTTCCTGGGCGTGCGCGAGGACCAGGTGGCGGAAGAGGGCGGGCCGGCCGCGGCGGCCGCCGTCGACTCGCTCGCGGAGGCGCTCGGCGGGCCGCGCCCGCCGGCCGGCTACCGGCTGCTGCCCGCCCACCCCTGGCAGCTCGACCTGGTCGCGGGCAGGCCCGCCGTCCGCGAGGCCCTCGCGGACGGGACGCTGCTGTCGCTGGGCACCGGGCGGGTGCCGGTCTGGCCGACCGCCTCGATCCGGACCCTGTACGTTCCCGGCGGCGCGGGGACGGGGACGGGGCCGGGGGGCGGCATGGGGAGCGGGACGGCGAGCCGGGCGGCCGGTGATCTGTTCGTGAAGTTCAGCCTCGACGTGCGGATCACCAACGACGTGCGCCGGCTGTGGCGGCACGACCTGCTCAAACTGCGCCGCACGGACGCGGCGGTCGAGGCGGGCTTCGCGGAGCTGCGCCGGTCCGGGTCGGTCGCGGCCTGGCTGCCCGACCGGGGGTACCGGACGGCCGCCTTCGCCTTCGAGGAGCTCGCCGTACTCGTCCGCGACGGCCTCGCGGCGCACGCGGAGCCCGGCGTCACCCCCTTGCTGGCGGCCGCACTGGCGGAGGGGTTCCCGGGCAGCCCGCTGGCGGGAACGGCCGACCCCGCCGCGTGGTGGCGGGCGTACCTGCGCCAGGTGGTGCCGCCCGTGCTGCACCTCTTCGCCCGGCACGGCGTGGTCCTCGAAGCGCACCTCCAGAACACCCTGGTCGGCGTCGACGCCCGGGGCATGCCCGCGCAGGCCCTCTTCCGGGACGCGGAGGGCGTCAAACTCCTCCCGGACCTGGACCGGGACGCCGCCTGGCAGCGCCTCGTCTACTGCCTGGTGGTCAACCACCTGACCGAGGTGGCGGGCGCGCTCGCGGAGAGCCACCCGGAGGCGTCCGGGGAGCTGTGGCCCGCCGCCCGCGCGGAGTTCCGGCGCTACGGCGCCGCCCACGACCTGCCCGAGGTCGCTGAGCTGCTGGCCGCCCCCAGCCTCCCGGCCAAGACCAACCTGCTGCTGCGCTGGACCCGCGCGGACGGTGCCGACTCCCGCTACCTGCCGCTTCCCAATCCGCTGCGGCCCTGA
- a CDS encoding cellulose binding domain-containing protein, with protein MSTPSHSPSHAPTHTPTHAPGRTLARKRRTAVALAIALTAGLGSAALTALPANAAADSVKVQYRTSATGATADQVEPWFKVVNDGSSSVALSQVTFRYYFKADGPDTQYRYACSWAVKGCANITGTFHTMATPTATADRYLEIAFTGGAGSLAPGADTGDMQLRFHRADWQTLRQSDDYSFDGSRTAYADWDKVTAKLGTGTVWGTAPGGNVPDPTPTPTDPTPTPTPTDPGPAGATLFDDFTYTSSSDPAIGAHGWSVRSNAGGPGVPGATWAPENVTFAAEGGNTIMNLETSTAGTGESTKHTEILTKTMKFKNGTYAARVKFSDAPKYGPDGDHLVQTFFPINDLKAPMADDYAEYDFEYLPNGGWGEPSNILYTTSWETYQADPWVAVNQHTESRQSYAGWHDLVLTIDNNAITYYVDGQVFGTHDAKYLPERGMSINFNQWLIDLNGQPGSTPRAYDQKVDYVLHVKDQVLTPAQVAAKVGGYRTAGTAFVDTVPNG; from the coding sequence ATGAGCACCCCGAGCCACAGCCCGAGCCACGCCCCGACGCACACCCCGACCCACGCCCCGGGCCGCACCCTCGCCCGCAAGCGCCGTACGGCCGTGGCCCTGGCCATCGCCCTGACCGCCGGTCTCGGCTCGGCCGCGCTGACGGCCCTGCCCGCCAACGCCGCGGCCGACTCCGTCAAGGTCCAGTACCGCACCAGTGCGACCGGGGCCACCGCCGACCAGGTGGAGCCCTGGTTCAAGGTGGTCAACGACGGCTCCAGCAGTGTCGCCCTGAGCCAGGTCACCTTCCGCTACTACTTCAAGGCCGACGGCCCGGACACCCAGTACCGGTACGCCTGTTCGTGGGCGGTCAAGGGCTGCGCCAACATCACCGGCACCTTCCACACCATGGCCACCCCGACGGCCACCGCCGACCGCTACCTGGAGATCGCCTTCACCGGCGGCGCCGGCAGCCTCGCTCCGGGAGCCGACACGGGCGACATGCAACTGCGCTTCCACCGCGCCGACTGGCAGACGCTGCGCCAGTCCGACGACTACTCCTTCGACGGATCCCGCACGGCGTACGCCGACTGGGACAAGGTGACCGCCAAGCTGGGCACCGGCACCGTCTGGGGCACCGCACCCGGCGGCAACGTCCCGGACCCGACGCCGACGCCGACCGACCCCACTCCCACGCCCACCCCGACCGACCCGGGACCGGCCGGAGCCACCCTCTTCGACGATTTCACCTACACCTCCTCCTCCGACCCGGCGATAGGGGCCCACGGCTGGAGCGTGCGCTCCAACGCGGGAGGCCCCGGGGTCCCCGGCGCCACCTGGGCTCCGGAGAACGTCACCTTCGCGGCCGAGGGCGGCAACACCATCATGAACCTGGAGACCTCGACGGCCGGCACCGGCGAGAGCACCAAGCACACCGAGATCCTCACCAAGACGATGAAGTTCAAGAACGGCACCTACGCGGCGCGGGTGAAGTTCTCCGACGCCCCGAAGTACGGTCCGGACGGGGACCACCTCGTGCAGACCTTCTTCCCCATCAACGACCTCAAGGCCCCGATGGCCGACGACTACGCCGAGTACGACTTCGAGTACCTCCCCAACGGCGGCTGGGGCGAGCCCTCGAACATCCTCTACACCACGTCCTGGGAGACGTACCAGGCCGACCCGTGGGTGGCCGTCAACCAGCACACCGAGTCCCGGCAGAGCTACGCGGGCTGGCACGACCTGGTGCTCACCATCGACAACAACGCCATCACCTACTACGTCGACGGCCAGGTCTTCGGTACGCACGACGCCAAGTACCTGCCCGAGCGGGGCATGTCGATCAACTTCAACCAGTGGCTGATCGACCTCAACGGGCAGCCGGGCTCGACCCCGCGCGCCTACGACCAGAAGGTCGACTACGTCCTGCACGTCAAGGACCAGGTCCTCACCCCGGCCCAGGTCGCCGCCAAGGTCGGCGGCTACCGCACCGCGGGCACGGCGTTCGTGGACACCGTCCCCAACGGCTGA
- a CDS encoding beta-N-acetylhexosaminidase, which produces MTDAAASLHPDLGLVPRPDSVTALPGRFALDHRTGLRAGPGAEAAADLLRELLTPATGLPLAPDPEGRITFLLTPGDPAPGGLGEEPLGAEGYVLTVRPDSVLLRAARPEGLLHGVQTLRQLLPPEALAAGATTAGAAMTGAAIAGAPAAGGAQPRTPAAGWSLPCVRIIDRPRFAWRGALLDVARHFQPVAYVRRFVDLLALHKLNVLHLHLTDDQGWRMPVAAYPRLTETGGRRAETAGDGIPHEGAYTRAELTGLVAYAARRGVSVVPEIEMPGHARAALAAYPELGNRPDVRLDTWTRWGVCENVFGVHDAVLDFCRGVLDEVADVFPGPYVHLGGDECPRTEWEASPAARARIAAEGLAGPGALHGWFLGEVAAHLAGLGRRPLGWTGTGTELPAPFTALAWLDADHGRAAALRGHDVIMTPYRSTYLDYPQSADPGEPRGQDGGVLDLRGVYDNDPAPAHWEPEAARRVLGTQAQLWTEYARTPAELEYLAFPRLCALADTAWSAHRDWPDFLRRQGHHQTRLAALGVRGRSLPSPHPERNAV; this is translated from the coding sequence GTGACCGACGCCGCCGCTTCCCTCCACCCCGACCTCGGGCTCGTCCCGCGCCCCGACTCGGTCACCGCCCTGCCCGGCCGGTTCGCCCTGGACCACCGCACCGGACTGCGCGCCGGCCCCGGCGCCGAGGCGGCGGCCGATCTGCTGCGCGAACTGCTCACCCCCGCCACCGGGTTGCCGCTGGCACCGGACCCCGAAGGGCGGATCACCTTCCTCCTGACCCCGGGGGACCCGGCCCCCGGGGGCCTCGGGGAGGAGCCGCTCGGCGCCGAGGGGTACGTCCTCACCGTCCGCCCCGACTCCGTCCTGCTGCGCGCCGCACGCCCCGAGGGGCTGCTCCACGGGGTCCAGACCCTGCGCCAGCTGCTGCCCCCCGAAGCGCTGGCCGCCGGGGCGACGACGGCCGGGGCGGCGATGACCGGGGCGGCGATAGCCGGGGCGCCGGCCGCCGGGGGCGCGCAGCCCCGTACGCCCGCCGCCGGCTGGTCGCTGCCCTGCGTACGGATCATCGACCGGCCGCGGTTCGCCTGGCGCGGGGCTCTGCTGGACGTGGCCCGTCACTTCCAGCCCGTGGCCTACGTACGCCGCTTCGTGGACCTGCTCGCGCTGCACAAGCTCAACGTCCTGCACCTCCACCTCACCGACGACCAGGGCTGGCGGATGCCGGTCGCGGCCTACCCCCGGCTCACCGAGACCGGCGGCCGCCGCGCCGAGACCGCGGGGGACGGGATCCCGCACGAGGGCGCCTACACCCGCGCGGAACTGACCGGGCTCGTCGCCTACGCGGCCCGGCGCGGGGTCAGCGTCGTACCCGAGATCGAGATGCCCGGCCACGCCCGCGCCGCCCTCGCCGCCTACCCCGAACTCGGCAACCGGCCCGACGTCCGGCTGGACACGTGGACCCGATGGGGCGTCTGCGAGAACGTCTTCGGGGTCCACGACGCCGTCCTCGACTTCTGCCGGGGCGTACTGGACGAGGTCGCGGACGTGTTCCCCGGGCCCTACGTGCACCTCGGCGGCGACGAATGCCCCCGCACGGAATGGGAGGCCTCCCCGGCCGCTCGCGCCCGGATCGCCGCCGAGGGGCTGGCCGGGCCGGGCGCCCTCCACGGCTGGTTCCTCGGCGAGGTCGCGGCGCACCTGGCCGGGCTCGGCCGCCGCCCGCTCGGCTGGACCGGCACCGGCACCGAACTGCCCGCCCCCTTCACGGCCCTGGCCTGGCTCGACGCGGACCACGGGCGGGCCGCCGCACTGCGCGGCCACGACGTGATCATGACCCCCTACCGCTCCACCTACCTCGACTACCCGCAGTCCGCCGACCCCGGCGAACCGCGCGGCCAGGACGGCGGCGTGCTCGACCTGCGCGGCGTCTACGACAACGACCCGGCCCCCGCGCACTGGGAGCCCGAGGCCGCGCGCCGCGTCCTCGGCACCCAGGCGCAGCTGTGGACCGAGTACGCGCGCACCCCGGCCGAGCTCGAATACCTGGCCTTCCCGCGGCTGTGCGCCCTGGCCGACACCGCCTGGTCGGCGCACCGCGACTGGCCGGACTTCCTGCGCCGCCAAGGCCACCACCAGACCCGGCTCGCCGCCCTCGGCGTGCGCGGCCGATCCCTTCCCTCCCCCCACCCCGAGAGGAACGCAGTATGA
- a CDS encoding GntR family transcriptional regulator encodes MTKDATDSSGSVLKRERVREHLLGLIDIRRPGDAIPSERTLCATLEVSRPTLRAAVDELVATGLLVREHGRGMFVAPAKITQELAADEAAFAMRQAAGHWSSRILEHSTVQAGARIGRRLRISPGASLLYIARLRLVDGAPMAIEHLHIPADLVPALTPAELEAGDLYEHLRDHHGVYVHEAQQSIEPTVVNEGEAGLLDVPLLSPALLIERLTTDSTGRPVEYVHSVYRGDRYRIVSRLALGVSPGAGRPGGHHPGIPPGDLGRRAVITSTTTGDVHTST; translated from the coding sequence ATGACGAAGGACGCAACCGACTCGTCGGGATCCGTACTCAAGCGCGAACGGGTCCGCGAGCACCTGCTGGGGCTCATCGACATCCGGCGGCCCGGCGACGCGATCCCCTCCGAGCGCACCCTGTGCGCCACCCTGGAGGTCTCCCGCCCCACCCTGCGCGCGGCGGTGGACGAGCTCGTGGCCACGGGGCTGCTCGTACGCGAGCACGGCCGCGGGATGTTCGTCGCGCCCGCCAAGATCACCCAGGAACTGGCCGCCGACGAGGCGGCCTTCGCGATGCGACAGGCCGCCGGCCACTGGTCCAGCCGGATCCTGGAGCACTCCACCGTCCAGGCGGGCGCCCGGATCGGCCGCCGCCTGCGCATCTCCCCCGGCGCGAGCCTGCTCTACATCGCCCGGCTGCGCCTGGTGGACGGGGCTCCGATGGCCATCGAGCACCTGCACATCCCGGCCGATCTGGTGCCGGCCCTGACCCCGGCGGAACTGGAGGCCGGGGACCTCTACGAGCATCTGCGCGACCACCACGGCGTGTACGTCCACGAGGCGCAGCAGTCCATCGAGCCGACGGTGGTCAACGAGGGGGAGGCGGGCCTGCTCGACGTCCCGCTGCTCTCCCCCGCCCTGCTCATCGAGCGGCTCACCACCGACTCCACCGGCCGGCCCGTGGAGTACGTGCACTCCGTGTACCGGGGCGACCGCTACCGGATCGTCTCCCGCCTGGCCCTCGGGGTGTCCCCGGGGGCGGGCCGGCCGGGAGGCCACCACCCGGGGATCCCGCCGGGCGACCTCGGCCGCCGGGCGGTCATCACCTCCACCACCACAGGGGACGTGCACACGAGCACGTGA
- a CDS encoding IucA/IucC family protein, with protein MHLPATAAEEAVAAELAGLSEIAPTGPVGPAGPAGPVGALGPVGPVGALGPLGPLGPLGPLGARPDGLGSAYAAALPGARAAVLTRLWRAFAFEPLPWITHRERGSGALALRLSSGSRLEGPHPDPYATTFSAVRASAPPVTELLLDGRPYRRASLLVAALGLSYGEEFAAELDESTASLALSRAGQPAGPDAEDLAAWEWEQRVVDGHPYHPNCRSRPGFTVAEQLAYAPEHRPVVTLGLAAVRASECRVTGEWPDRWREAGRILVPVHPWQAGHVVKQENGHEVRPGPAAHPLMALRTLAPADGGPHVKTALSTRLTSSVRDISVYSIETAAAVSAFAQSLSERLDGRLHITRTLGAVTAGTPDLAAVLREPPEAYADRGAGERVLPVAALALTPYARSDAWRAGFARLALSVCLRVLDLGVALEAHGQNLLVVLDADGAPQRLVYRDLADIRISPARLARHGLAVPALSGRLITDDVALLRRKLFGSLVAGALGSTAGSAAALAADLASAAPGLPSTEDTRALLTGPLPTKALTLMRLSPGAPGDQWAELDNPLTGG; from the coding sequence ATGCACCTACCCGCCACCGCGGCCGAAGAGGCCGTAGCCGCCGAACTCGCCGGGCTGTCCGAAATCGCCCCCACCGGACCGGTCGGACCCGCTGGACCTGCCGGACCGGTCGGCGCGCTCGGACCGGTCGGACCGGTCGGCGCGCTCGGACCGCTCGGACCGCTCGGACCGCTCGGACCGCTCGGCGCGCGCCCCGACGGCCTCGGGTCCGCGTACGCCGCCGCCCTCCCCGGCGCGCGCGCCGCCGTGCTCACCCGGCTGTGGCGGGCGTTCGCCTTCGAGCCGCTGCCGTGGATCACCCACCGGGAGCGGGGTTCCGGCGCCCTCGCGCTCCGGCTCTCCTCGGGCTCCCGGCTGGAGGGCCCCCACCCCGACCCGTACGCGACGACCTTCTCCGCGGTCCGCGCGAGCGCGCCCCCCGTGACCGAGCTGCTGCTCGACGGCCGCCCCTACCGGCGGGCCTCCCTGCTGGTGGCGGCGCTCGGGCTGTCGTACGGGGAGGAGTTCGCCGCCGAGCTCGACGAGAGCACGGCCTCCCTCGCCCTGTCCCGCGCCGGTCAGCCGGCCGGCCCGGACGCCGAGGACCTCGCCGCCTGGGAGTGGGAGCAGCGGGTGGTGGACGGCCATCCGTACCACCCCAACTGCCGCTCCCGCCCCGGTTTCACGGTGGCCGAGCAGCTCGCGTACGCACCCGAGCACCGGCCCGTGGTCACCCTCGGGCTGGCGGCCGTACGGGCCTCCGAGTGCCGGGTGACCGGGGAGTGGCCGGACCGGTGGCGGGAGGCCGGGCGGATCCTCGTACCGGTCCATCCCTGGCAGGCCGGGCACGTGGTGAAGCAGGAGAACGGGCACGAGGTGCGGCCCGGGCCCGCCGCGCACCCGTTGATGGCCCTGCGCACCCTCGCTCCGGCGGACGGCGGGCCGCACGTCAAGACCGCCCTCAGCACCCGCCTCACCTCCTCCGTGCGGGACATCTCCGTCTACTCCATCGAGACGGCCGCCGCGGTCTCCGCCTTCGCCCAGAGCCTGTCGGAACGGCTCGACGGCCGCCTGCACATCACCCGCACCCTGGGCGCCGTCACCGCCGGCACCCCGGACCTGGCCGCCGTGCTCCGCGAGCCGCCCGAGGCGTACGCGGACCGGGGCGCGGGCGAGCGCGTCCTGCCCGTGGCCGCCCTGGCACTGACCCCGTACGCGCGCTCCGACGCCTGGCGGGCCGGTTTCGCCCGCCTCGCACTGTCGGTGTGCCTGCGCGTCCTGGACCTCGGGGTGGCCCTGGAGGCCCACGGCCAGAACCTGCTGGTCGTCCTGGACGCCGACGGGGCCCCGCAGCGGCTCGTGTACCGCGACCTCGCCGACATCCGGATCAGCCCGGCCCGCCTCGCCCGGCACGGCCTGGCGGTACCGGCGCTGTCGGGGCGGCTGATCACCGACGACGTGGCCCTGCTGCGCCGCAAGCTCTTCGGGTCGCTGGTGGCGGGGGCGCTCGGCTCCACGGCAGGGTCGGCCGCCGCGCTCGCGGCGGACCTGGCTTCGGCCGCGCCCGGGCTGCCGTCCACCGAGGACACCCGGGCGCTGCTGACCGGGCCGCTGCCGACCAAGGCGCTGACGCTGATGCGGCTGAGCCCGGGGGCGCCGGGCGATCAGTGGGCCGAGCTGGACAATCCGCTGACCGGGGGCTGA
- a CDS encoding class I SAM-dependent methyltransferase translates to MASTSHLNSVRSSYDAVAADYAALLTGELEGKPLDRAMLAAFAEYVRGDGPGAGRAVADLGCGPGRVTAHLDALGVRAFGVDLSPAMVAVARRTYPGLRFEVGSMAALDIADGVLGGVLAWYSTVHTPPSGLPALFAEFARVLAPGGYLLIAFKAGDRQLRLEHAYGHPVDLDVYWTPPELISELLAGAGLTETARLVREPDAAEKSPQGFLLARRAD, encoded by the coding sequence ATGGCATCGACTTCGCACCTCAACTCCGTCCGGTCGTCCTACGACGCCGTCGCCGCCGACTACGCCGCGCTGCTGACCGGGGAGCTGGAGGGCAAACCACTGGACCGGGCCATGCTGGCCGCCTTCGCGGAGTACGTGCGCGGGGACGGGCCCGGCGCCGGCCGGGCGGTCGCCGACCTGGGCTGCGGCCCGGGCCGGGTGACGGCACATCTCGACGCCCTGGGGGTACGGGCCTTCGGAGTCGACCTGTCCCCCGCGATGGTGGCGGTGGCCCGCCGGACGTATCCGGGGCTGCGGTTCGAGGTCGGCTCGATGGCCGCGCTGGACATCGCCGACGGGGTCCTCGGCGGGGTGCTGGCCTGGTACTCCACGGTGCACACGCCACCCTCCGGGCTTCCCGCGCTGTTCGCCGAGTTCGCCCGGGTGCTGGCCCCGGGCGGGTACCTGCTCATCGCGTTCAAGGCCGGCGACCGGCAACTCCGGCTGGAACACGCGTACGGGCACCCGGTCGACCTCGACGTGTACTGGACCCCGCCCGAGCTGATCAGCGAACTGCTGGCCGGAGCGGGCCTGACCGAGACGGCCCGCCTGGTCCGGGAACCGGACGCCGCGGAGAAGTCCCCGCAGGGCTTCCTGCTGGCCCGCCGGGCGGACTGA
- a CDS encoding GntR family transcriptional regulator yields MPSPSRGGGPAAMPKYQRIAAALRRELDLTALTPGAKLPSERSLAARYEVNRQTIRAALQYLREDGLVVTGRRGTRPAFPVPPQRPPAGRPAPGSASAAASASTPASAPAAEAAPAPTPSGVQAQAWLTLVTLAPALAEQLGMRGGEQTLVHHHRESGPTGQTRRDAVTYLCPRTVMRTPELSRYRDRLVAGVRDEDLGPLHHWLEGAARAGRVAETITMTRTNSPQAATPAGGLTVRRTLHDAAGRLLAVTDLAFPTWDRLTFDRSPAAIGFRVT; encoded by the coding sequence ATGCCCTCCCCTTCGCGGGGCGGCGGCCCGGCCGCCATGCCCAAGTACCAGCGGATCGCCGCAGCGTTGCGGCGCGAGCTCGACCTCACCGCACTGACCCCCGGCGCCAAGCTGCCCTCCGAACGCAGCCTCGCGGCCCGCTACGAGGTCAACCGGCAGACCATCCGGGCCGCCCTCCAGTACCTGAGGGAGGACGGCCTCGTCGTCACCGGGCGCCGTGGCACCCGGCCGGCGTTCCCGGTGCCGCCGCAGCGTCCCCCGGCCGGTCGTCCGGCCCCGGGCTCCGCCAGTGCCGCGGCTTCCGCCTCCACCCCGGCCTCCGCACCGGCGGCCGAGGCGGCCCCCGCACCGACGCCCTCGGGGGTCCAGGCCCAGGCGTGGCTGACCCTCGTCACCCTGGCTCCGGCGCTCGCCGAGCAACTCGGCATGCGCGGCGGGGAGCAGACCCTGGTGCACCACCACCGCGAAAGCGGCCCGACGGGCCAGACCCGGCGGGACGCGGTGACGTACCTCTGTCCCCGCACCGTCATGCGGACCCCCGAACTGTCGCGCTACCGGGACCGCTTGGTGGCGGGCGTCCGCGACGAGGACCTGGGTCCCCTGCACCACTGGCTGGAGGGGGCCGCGCGGGCCGGCCGGGTCGCCGAGACCATCACCATGACCCGGACCAACTCGCCCCAGGCCGCCACCCCGGCCGGCGGCCTCACCGTACGCCGCACCCTGCACGACGCCGCCGGGCGGCTGCTCGCCGTCACCGACCTCGCCTTCCCCACCTGGGACCGGCTGACCTTCGACCGGTCCCCGGCCGCGATCGGCTTCCGGGTGACGTAG